One region of Romeriopsis navalis LEGE 11480 genomic DNA includes:
- a CDS encoding ADP-ribosylglycohydrolase family protein — protein MKHRLEASIIGTLLGTAVGDAIGLPYEGLSRDRRRVLYPMINHHRLVFGKGMISDDTEHTCFVAQSLIASAGNVEQFRRELAGRLQFWLLGLPAGIGLATLRSICRLWVGIAPQKSGVFSAGNGPAMRVTLLGVCYGDQPEYLRRMVQASTRITHTDPKAEYGAMAVAIAAYLASLGQDVLPNDYAQLLNDRLPVEAEALLDLIKLAVASAVANESTIDFANSIGCRGGVSGYVYQTVPVVIQTWLRYQDDYLNGILEIVQAGGDTDTTAAILGGIIGARVGKLGIPQLWVADMLEWPRSMDWIERLGRRLVQVLDGDLQPALPVFVPGLILRNLGFLMIVLFHGFRRLLPPYQVK, from the coding sequence ATGAAGCATCGTCTGGAAGCCTCAATTATTGGGACATTGCTCGGCACGGCGGTCGGTGATGCGATTGGCTTGCCCTACGAAGGCCTGAGCCGTGATCGACGGCGGGTGCTGTATCCCATGATCAATCATCATCGCCTGGTGTTTGGCAAAGGGATGATCTCGGACGATACGGAGCATACTTGCTTTGTGGCGCAGTCGTTGATTGCTTCGGCGGGTAATGTCGAGCAGTTTCGCCGGGAGCTGGCGGGGCGTTTACAGTTTTGGTTATTGGGTTTGCCGGCGGGCATTGGCTTGGCGACGTTGCGATCGATTTGTCGTTTGTGGGTGGGAATTGCGCCGCAAAAATCGGGAGTGTTTTCGGCGGGTAATGGTCCAGCTATGCGGGTGACCTTATTGGGGGTTTGCTATGGTGATCAACCAGAATATTTACGCCGCATGGTCCAGGCTTCGACGCGGATTACCCACACTGATCCGAAGGCGGAATATGGGGCAATGGCGGTAGCGATTGCTGCTTATTTGGCGAGTTTAGGGCAGGATGTGTTGCCGAATGACTATGCCCAATTACTCAACGATCGCTTGCCAGTCGAGGCTGAGGCATTGCTTGATCTGATCAAACTCGCTGTAGCGAGTGCGGTGGCGAATGAATCAACGATTGATTTTGCCAATTCGATCGGTTGTCGTGGCGGTGTTAGCGGTTATGTTTATCAAACTGTGCCGGTAGTGATTCAAACTTGGTTGCGTTACCAGGATGATTATCTCAATGGCATTTTAGAAATTGTTCAGGCGGGCGGCGATACCGATACGACGGCGGCGATATTGGGCGGGATTATTGGAGCCAGGGTCGGGAAGCTGGGGATACCGCAGTTGTGGGTGGCGGATATGTTGGAATGGCCGCGATCGATGGATTGGATCGAGCGATTAGGTAGACGTTTAGTGCAGGTGCTGGATGGTGATTTACAGCCAGCGTTGCCGGTGTTTGTGCCGGGATTGATTTTACGGAATCTAGGGTTTCTGATGATTGTGTTGTTTCATGGATTCCGTCGCTTGTTGCCGCCGTATCAGGTGAAGTGA
- a CDS encoding RtcB family protein, with translation MTYEQLELTQQTRALSWANHTLSQAETQMARNVASLPFVFKHVALMPDVHLGKGALVGSVVATKDALIPAAIGVDIGCGMCAIQMPFKSAKLDGKLKQIRQDIESRIPVGFNENNEADKQVLNWQGWQDFKHLHNGVSHLAGKAMRQMGSLGGGNHFIEVCIDETDSVWLMLHSGSRNIGNMLAQRHMSTGRELARMAGERLPDRDLAYFVEGTEEFAAYWRDLQWAQAYAKYNRDVMMARFKAIVERHAVGGKPTKPVLSVNCHHNYAEKEVHYGEEVYVTRKGAVRAQENDYGIIPGSMGAKSYIVKGKGCAESYCSCSHGAGRRLSRSKAKKTYTLDDLVQQTEGVECRKDEGILDEIPAAYKPIEQVMANQNDLVEVVATLKQVVCVKG, from the coding sequence ATGACGTACGAACAACTGGAGTTAACTCAACAAACCCGTGCTTTATCGTGGGCCAATCACACATTGAGTCAAGCTGAAACCCAAATGGCCCGCAACGTAGCCAGTCTGCCTTTTGTGTTTAAGCATGTGGCATTGATGCCGGACGTTCACCTCGGCAAAGGGGCTTTAGTCGGTTCTGTCGTCGCCACCAAAGATGCTTTGATTCCAGCGGCGATCGGGGTCGATATTGGATGTGGCATGTGTGCGATTCAGATGCCATTCAAATCCGCCAAGCTCGATGGCAAGCTAAAGCAAATTCGCCAGGACATCGAATCCAGGATTCCGGTCGGCTTCAATGAAAACAACGAAGCCGATAAGCAAGTGCTGAACTGGCAAGGTTGGCAGGACTTCAAGCATTTACACAACGGCGTCAGCCACTTAGCGGGTAAAGCCATGCGCCAAATGGGTTCCCTGGGTGGTGGCAACCACTTCATTGAGGTCTGCATTGATGAAACCGACTCAGTGTGGCTGATGCTGCACTCCGGCTCCCGCAATATCGGGAATATGCTGGCCCAACGGCACATGTCCACAGGCCGGGAACTGGCGCGCATGGCGGGAGAACGGCTGCCCGATCGTGACCTCGCCTACTTTGTCGAAGGGACGGAAGAATTTGCCGCTTATTGGCGCGATCTCCAGTGGGCACAAGCTTATGCGAAGTACAACCGCGATGTGATGATGGCCCGCTTTAAGGCGATCGTTGAGCGTCACGCAGTCGGGGGCAAGCCGACGAAACCGGTGCTCTCCGTGAACTGTCACCACAACTACGCCGAGAAGGAAGTCCACTACGGCGAAGAAGTGTACGTCACCCGCAAGGGGGCCGTGCGCGCCCAGGAAAACGACTACGGCATCATTCCTGGGTCGATGGGGGCAAAGTCCTACATCGTCAAGGGCAAGGGCTGTGCCGAAAGCTATTGCTCCTGTTCCCACGGGGCGGGACGACGGCTATCCCGTTCCAAAGCCAAGAAAACCTACACGCTCGATGACCTCGTACAGCAAACCGAGGGGGTTGAATGTCGGAAGGACGAAGGCATTCTCGATGAGATTCCAGCGGCTTACAAGCCGATCGAGCAGGTCATGGCCAACCAAAATGATCTAGTCGAAGTCGTGGCAACGCTGAAGCAAGTAGTTTGCGTCAAGGGTTAG
- a CDS encoding ATP-binding protein produces the protein MSSSSALPFRVTVSPSLLGRIVLLLEEFAGHQGIFITNLRSVTNVVAAELTHQESLALAEVSAGYAVVVADGFSVLLQAQSVRSQCQLNLSFVPDAINQFLADLDGALDVGPVACNAATRQTEFTLRLMALCVASPVAGDAAPDVAQLIEQSELLHQVTKTIGQSLELPNILETAVHRVREFLQVDRLLIHQFDIPAPICVRSLDDDAPVATPVDGVTYESCAHDAIPSVLNQMGDHWVNASRNLREKYQSGLIMSKTHIEGIPELAEVLQFPPIAQVKSELTTPILVQGELWGLLIAHQCDRERRWEQANRKFLQQIVDHLSIAIYQARLFSQLQDQAASLEQVVASRTQELRTALMAAQAADVAKSEFLATMSHELRTPLTCIIGMAATLMRTPKHELLSAERQQSHLQIIHDRGAGLLALINDILELSNIESGRTVLNIRRFYLSQLANRTLREIEDKAQAKQIGLVLDLPPGFATEDQFDADPQRVRQILLNLLSNAVKFTPVGGTVTLRIRLTPHGVMFQVEDTGIGIELKQQPLIFQKFQQLDSSYQRKYEGTGLGLALTKQLVELQGGQIKFTSEVDVGSVFTVTLPKQAIDPADLPDELTMMPVYMRVMLVEGSEAQATLMCDLLTAADYQVVLMQDLEIAAYQLDAAYPNIVILNCDQPYTADIINQFCETLKSRQIRLLAVVPQGQSIDDYRHLAADDYLLTTVGQPEQLVDKVMALSSSIMLPTTA, from the coding sequence ATGTCCAGTTCGTCAGCTTTGCCTTTTCGCGTTACGGTGTCGCCGTCGCTGCTGGGCCGAATTGTATTGCTCCTGGAAGAGTTCGCCGGGCATCAAGGAATATTTATTACGAATTTGCGATCGGTAACCAATGTGGTTGCGGCGGAGCTGACACATCAGGAGTCGCTGGCGCTCGCAGAAGTTTCGGCTGGCTATGCCGTGGTGGTTGCTGATGGGTTTAGTGTCTTACTACAAGCGCAGTCAGTGCGTTCGCAGTGCCAGCTAAATCTCAGTTTTGTGCCGGATGCGATTAACCAATTTTTAGCGGATTTAGATGGTGCCTTAGATGTTGGTCCGGTGGCATGTAATGCAGCTACCAGGCAAACGGAGTTCACGTTGCGGTTGATGGCTTTGTGTGTGGCCTCCCCGGTTGCTGGCGATGCGGCACCCGATGTGGCGCAGTTGATTGAGCAATCAGAGTTATTGCATCAAGTGACAAAAACGATCGGTCAAAGTCTAGAACTGCCGAATATTTTAGAAACCGCAGTGCATCGTGTGCGGGAGTTTTTGCAAGTCGATCGGTTACTGATCCATCAGTTTGATATTCCGGCCCCGATCTGTGTGCGATCACTTGATGATGACGCACCGGTTGCGACTCCAGTGGACGGTGTGACCTACGAGTCCTGTGCCCATGATGCAATTCCTTCGGTACTGAACCAAATGGGCGATCACTGGGTCAATGCCTCGCGCAATTTGCGCGAAAAGTATCAGTCGGGCTTGATCATGTCGAAAACCCACATTGAAGGGATTCCTGAACTGGCCGAAGTTTTACAGTTTCCACCGATCGCCCAAGTCAAATCAGAACTCACGACCCCGATCTTGGTCCAAGGTGAATTGTGGGGGCTGCTGATTGCCCATCAATGTGACCGTGAGCGGCGCTGGGAGCAGGCAAACCGGAAGTTTCTCCAGCAGATTGTTGATCATTTATCGATCGCGATTTATCAAGCGCGGCTGTTTTCGCAGTTGCAAGATCAAGCGGCCAGCCTGGAGCAGGTTGTGGCCTCACGCACGCAAGAATTACGCACGGCATTAATGGCCGCTCAGGCTGCTGATGTCGCGAAGTCAGAGTTCTTGGCGACCATGAGCCATGAGTTACGAACGCCGCTGACCTGCATTATTGGTATGGCCGCCACCCTAATGCGGACGCCTAAACATGAGTTATTATCCGCTGAGCGTCAGCAATCGCACCTGCAAATTATTCACGATCGAGGGGCCGGATTACTGGCCTTAATCAACGATATTTTAGAGTTGTCGAACATTGAATCGGGCCGCACGGTGCTGAATATCCGCCGGTTTTATTTGTCGCAGCTAGCCAATCGAACGCTGCGTGAGATCGAGGATAAAGCGCAGGCTAAGCAGATAGGCCTGGTGCTTGATCTGCCGCCAGGGTTCGCGACTGAAGATCAGTTTGATGCTGACCCGCAGCGAGTGCGACAAATCCTGCTCAATTTACTCAGTAATGCGGTTAAGTTTACGCCCGTTGGTGGCACGGTAACCCTGCGTATCCGTCTGACCCCCCACGGTGTGATGTTTCAAGTCGAAGATACTGGGATTGGAATTGAGCTAAAGCAACAGCCCTTGATTTTCCAGAAGTTCCAACAATTGGACTCGTCCTATCAACGGAAATACGAAGGAACTGGTCTGGGCCTGGCGCTGACCAAACAACTGGTGGAATTGCAAGGTGGCCAAATTAAATTTACCTCTGAGGTCGACGTGGGGTCAGTATTTACGGTGACCTTGCCGAAGCAAGCGATTGACCCAGCGGACTTGCCGGATGAATTAACGATGATGCCGGTTTATATGCGGGTCATGCTGGTTGAGGGGAGTGAAGCCCAGGCGACGCTGATGTGTGACTTGCTGACGGCAGCGGACTATCAGGTGGTGTTGATGCAAGATTTAGAAATTGCGGCCTATCAGCTTGATGCGGCTTATCCAAATATTGTGATTCTCAATTGCGATCAACCTTATACGGCAGACATCATCAATCAATTCTGTGAAACGTTAAAAAGTCGTCAAATTCGCTTGCTAGCTGTGGTTCCCCAGGGCCAATCAATTGATGATTACCGCCATTTGGCCGCGGATGACTATTTGCTCACGACGGTTGGGCAACCGGAACAATTAGTCGATAAGGTGATGGCCTTATCAAGTTCAATTATGCTGCCGACCACGGCTTAG
- a CDS encoding Spy/CpxP family protein refolding chaperone, with amino-acid sequence MQRLLNLLTQTQGLNRMMKRQIIALIVGAALVIAPIATNSATAKRPGGRGNKIERMAKKLNLSDSQKTELKAIHQRKKAKMKAVFTTEQLAQLEAARAERQQQRQEYQANGGQRPSRESRRERRKAMRAKLNLTDQQKAEMKAIRQEMKAEMKAILTPAQQAQMEQMKQQRQQRRQQRQNDQ; translated from the coding sequence ATGCAACGACTACTCAATCTCCTCACGCAAACTCAAGGACTTAACCGCATGATGAAACGTCAGATCATCGCCTTAATTGTTGGTGCCGCATTAGTAATTGCGCCGATCGCCACCAACAGTGCCACCGCAAAGCGCCCTGGTGGCCGCGGCAATAAGATTGAAAGGATGGCGAAAAAGCTCAATCTCAGTGACAGTCAGAAAACCGAACTGAAAGCGATTCACCAGCGCAAAAAGGCCAAAATGAAAGCGGTCTTTACCACCGAACAGCTGGCCCAACTCGAAGCAGCCCGGGCCGAGCGGCAGCAGCAGCGGCAGGAATATCAAGCCAATGGCGGTCAGCGACCCTCACGCGAAAGCCGACGTGAAAGACGCAAGGCAATGCGCGCTAAGCTGAACTTAACGGATCAGCAGAAAGCCGAAATGAAGGCTATCCGTCAGGAAATGAAAGCCGAAATGAAGGCCATCCTCACACCGGCACAACAAGCCCAAATGGAGCAAATGAAGCAACAGCGGCAGCAACGTCGCCAACAACGGCAAAACGACCAGTAG
- a CDS encoding DUF362 domain-containing protein, translated as MQPTVSLTRATSYDLESLQTKLEAVLAPLGGMAAFVKPGDRVLLKPNLLTGSRPTKECVTRPEIAYCVAKMVKAVGGKPFLGDSPAFGSARGVAKSNGYLDLMAELDLPIVEFKGKRYEAAGEDFQHLRLCKEAMDADVVINLPKVKSHMQLTMTLGVKNLFGCVPGKMKAWWHMEAGKDADRFGMMLVETARAINPDLTILDGIIGHEGNGPSAGEPRDLGVLAATSDVFALDQAMLEVLQVAPERMPTMRAAKRLDLIGEFDAIQFPLMTPAELQIDGWKLPEKMMAIDFGAPRVVKSTFKHMYIRFIKEPMKAYAER; from the coding sequence ATGCAACCAACTGTTAGCTTGACCCGTGCGACTTCCTACGATTTGGAGAGCCTCCAGACAAAGTTAGAAGCCGTGCTTGCACCGTTGGGTGGGATGGCGGCCTTTGTCAAACCGGGTGATCGGGTCCTCCTGAAGCCGAATTTGCTAACTGGCTCACGCCCCACAAAAGAATGCGTCACCCGCCCGGAAATCGCCTACTGCGTGGCCAAAATGGTCAAAGCGGTGGGAGGAAAACCTTTCCTCGGTGATAGCCCCGCCTTTGGTAGTGCGCGTGGCGTGGCAAAGTCAAATGGTTATTTGGATTTGATGGCGGAATTAGATTTGCCGATCGTCGAGTTTAAAGGGAAACGCTACGAAGCGGCGGGGGAGGACTTCCAGCATCTCCGACTGTGCAAAGAAGCGATGGATGCCGATGTGGTGATTAACCTGCCGAAGGTGAAGTCACATATGCAACTGACTATGACCCTCGGGGTGAAAAATCTGTTCGGGTGCGTTCCAGGCAAAATGAAGGCTTGGTGGCATATGGAAGCGGGTAAGGATGCCGATCGGTTTGGCATGATGTTGGTCGAAACAGCCCGCGCGATTAATCCTGATTTGACTATTCTCGATGGCATTATTGGCCATGAAGGCAATGGTCCAAGTGCTGGGGAACCACGGGATTTGGGGGTCTTAGCAGCCACCAGCGATGTATTTGCACTTGATCAAGCGATGCTCGAAGTATTACAAGTTGCTCCAGAGCGTATGCCCACAATGCGGGCAGCCAAACGTTTGGATCTCATTGGCGAATTCGACGCGATTCAATTCCCGCTGATGACACCAGCAGAACTGCAAATCGACGGCTGGAAGTTACCTGAGAAGATGATGGCGATCGACTTTGGCGCACCCCGCGTGGTGAAATCCACGTTCAAGCATATGTACATTCGGTTTATCAAAGAGCCGATGAAGGCTTACGCCGAGCGTTAA
- a CDS encoding carbohydrate ABC transporter permease, producing the protein MSNSSSTDQRQSKLAPYWFLLPALTVLGAAVFYPVLQALFWSVMQFDPIADTTQWIGLKNFQKLAKDPVFWQALRNTLLYLLCVVPLLASLPLGLAILVNQRLRGIQWFRVAYYTPVVISMVVAGFAWKWLYAGEGLFNQILMAIGFKQLNWLTSPDIALFAVMAVTIWKGLGYYMVVYLAGLQAIPQDLYEAAAIDGSDGLRQHLDITVPLMQPYILLVAVISAISATKVFEEIFIMTRGGPLNASKTLVYYSYEQAFESISADGFSYGCTIGLVMFLLILLLSIIRLGVQQLTGEQNSGIQ; encoded by the coding sequence ATGTCGAATAGTTCGTCGACTGATCAGCGTCAATCCAAACTGGCCCCATACTGGTTTCTGCTTCCGGCACTGACGGTGCTAGGTGCAGCAGTATTTTATCCGGTTCTGCAAGCGCTGTTTTGGAGTGTGATGCAGTTCGATCCGATCGCCGATACAACCCAGTGGATCGGCCTCAAAAATTTCCAGAAACTGGCGAAAGACCCCGTTTTTTGGCAAGCCTTGCGCAATACATTGCTCTACTTACTCTGTGTTGTGCCCCTGCTGGCCAGCTTACCCCTCGGATTAGCGATTTTGGTAAATCAACGGTTGAGGGGAATTCAGTGGTTCCGAGTCGCCTACTATACCCCCGTCGTCATTTCCATGGTCGTCGCGGGGTTTGCCTGGAAGTGGCTTTACGCCGGCGAGGGATTGTTCAATCAAATTTTAATGGCGATCGGCTTCAAACAACTTAACTGGTTGACCAGCCCCGACATTGCGCTCTTTGCGGTGATGGCCGTCACCATCTGGAAAGGTCTCGGCTATTACATGGTGGTCTATCTAGCGGGACTCCAAGCGATTCCCCAGGATCTCTACGAAGCCGCCGCGATCGATGGCTCCGATGGCTTGCGACAGCATCTCGATATTACGGTGCCCTTGATGCAGCCCTATATTCTTCTGGTTGCAGTCATTTCTGCGATTTCCGCCACAAAGGTGTTTGAAGAAATTTTCATCATGACCCGCGGCGGTCCCTTGAATGCTTCCAAAACGCTGGTGTACTACTCCTACGAACAAGCCTTTGAATCCATTAGTGCTGATGGCTTTAGCTACGGCTGCACGATCGGCTTGGTCATGTTTCTGCTGATTCTGCTGTTATCGATTATCCGTCTGGGGGTCCAGCAACTGACCGGCGAGCAAAACAGTGGCATTCAGTAG